The DNA window ATACCAGAATAATTCACAGATATGGCTCAAAACCAAGTACAGCTTCTAAGGAGCAGGTCATGTTGAATATCGTCAGGATAAATTCCTTTTTCCATGCGTTCGGCAATGCGGTCATACGCTTTCGATGGCTGGTGTTTGCCGTGTTCCTCGGACTGACCGTGTCTTTGGCCATGGGACTGCCGCATCTCAAGGCGGACGTGGATCAGGACAGCTGGTTCATGGAGGACGACGAATTGCTCAAGGCCAAGGACCGCATGGAGGCCATCTTCGGCAACGAGGATTTTTGCGCGGTGCTGGTCACGGCGGACGACGTGTTCGCGCCCGAGAACCTGCGCCTGCTTCGGGAATTGGGCGACGAGCTCATGGAGAGGATTCCCTATGCGGACGACGTGCAGTCGCTGGCAGACATGGAGTTCACCGAGGGGGTCGAGGGCGGCATACGGATCGACGAACTGGTTCCGGACGTCATTCCGCAGGACGGCGCAACGCTGGACGACATGCGCAAACGCGCACTGGCCAAGACGTCCCTGAAGAACCGGATGGTTTCCGAGGACTGCACCGAGACCTGGCTCATCCTGCGCATGAAGAAGCTGCCTGACGTAACACACCAGATCAACGGGGAAGATCCCATCATGGCCGTGGGCCACATGTTCAACGAGGTGGTCAACCAACCCAAATACGCGCCTCTGCATCCCAAAACCGCCGGGATTCCGGTTGTATTTGCCGACAAGCTGGATTTTTTCGGCAAGGAAACCCCCAAACTGCTGGGCATTTCCCTGCTGTTTGCCGTGTTCACGCTGCTGTTTTTTCTGCGCAGCGTGCGCGGGGTGGTTTTTCCGATGGCCACGGTGGGCTGCGTCATGATCATTGTTTTCGGCGCACAGGGTTTTCTGGGTATCGGCACCGACCCCACGGTCATATTCATGCCCATTTTCATCACCCTTGCGGTGTCCATCGGGTATTCCATCCACATGTTCAACCATTTCAACATCGAATTCAAAAAGACAGGCAAGCGCCGGGAATCCCTGTTGCAGGCCGTGGAGGAAGTGGGCTGGCCTCTTTTGTTCAGCGCACTGACAACGGTTGCGGCCCTGCTGTCGTTCATTTTCATCCCTCTGCGGCCCATCCGCTGGGTGGGGATGACTTCCGCGCTGCTTGTGCTGTTGGCCTGCATCGTGGTGCTGACCCTGCTGCCCGCGCTGCTCAGCTTTGGCAAGGACCGTCCTGCGCGGAAGGATGAAAAAGAAGTCCGCGAGACCCGCATCCAGCGCTGCATGGGCTGGCTGGGAACCGGGACCCTGAATCGTCCCCGACTGTCTCTGGTGATGCTCGCGGTGCTCATGGGCGTTTGCGTTGCCGGGATTTTCAAGGTCGAGGTCTCCTTTGACGTGATCAAGTCTTTCGGCCGCAGGATTCCCTATGTGGATCGTATCTATTCGGTGGGCCAGTCGCAGGTCGGCTCCCTGTATTCCTATAATCTCGCTCTGGAGTTTGATGAACCGGGCGCAGCCAAAGAGCCGGAAAACCTGAAAAAGTTCGAGAAACTCGTGGAGGATATCCACGGCCTTGAGCTGACCAAGAAGACCACTTCCCTGCTGGAAATCCTCAAGGACCTCAATCAGGTCATCCACGAAGGCGATCCCGCGTGGTATCGGCTGCCCGAGAGCCGAGAAATGGTGGCCCAGCTGCTGCTTTTGTACGAGAACGCGGGCGGTGCG is part of the Pseudodesulfovibrio senegalensis genome and encodes:
- a CDS encoding efflux RND transporter permease subunit, whose protein sequence is MLNIVRINSFFHAFGNAVIRFRWLVFAVFLGLTVSLAMGLPHLKADVDQDSWFMEDDELLKAKDRMEAIFGNEDFCAVLVTADDVFAPENLRLLRELGDELMERIPYADDVQSLADMEFTEGVEGGIRIDELVPDVIPQDGATLDDMRKRALAKTSLKNRMVSEDCTETWLILRMKKLPDVTHQINGEDPIMAVGHMFNEVVNQPKYAPLHPKTAGIPVVFADKLDFFGKETPKLLGISLLFAVFTLLFFLRSVRGVVFPMATVGCVMIIVFGAQGFLGIGTDPTVIFMPIFITLAVSIGYSIHMFNHFNIEFKKTGKRRESLLQAVEEVGWPLLFSALTTVAALLSFIFIPLRPIRWVGMTSALLVLLACIVVLTLLPALLSFGKDRPARKDEKEVRETRIQRCMGWLGTGTLNRPRLSLVMLAVLMGVCVAGIFKVEVSFDVIKSFGRRIPYVDRIYSVGQSQVGSLYSYNLALEFDEPGAAKEPENLKKFEKLVEDIHGLELTKKTTSLLEILKDLNQVIHEGDPAWYRLPESREMVAQLLLLYENAGGAEVERWIDYDYQRLKLQVEMGHYNSGEAARELDWIQDEVRRVFPHAHVVLTGSISQYTVMQEYVSFGQIKSFFIAFMVVTLLMMLVFGSLKIGFIAMIPNIAPALVVGGIMGYAGVPLDLVTVTIIPMLLGLAVDDTIHFINHYQLEFGRCRNYALGNRKTFLAVGGALLMTTIVLTLTFAAYMVSVVKIFIFMGILVGSGLFAALAADYFITPVLIAWAKPFGPEEQDCEAGKTKPAESVSLSNPQPEVFAAEANTQQQGGYHG